The nucleotide window GTTGAATTCTAAGGTTTTGTCGACTATAATAATAAAAAATAGTTGTAAATTGTGATTTTATGTTAAAAAAAATGCTTGAAAAAAGAGATTACTTATGTTATAATTTTTATGCTCAGATGAAGTTTTTATATTTATGGGGTCGTGGCGCAGCTGGGAGCGCGCTACCATGGCACGGTAGAGGTCGTGGGTTCAAGTCCCATCGACTCCACCAATATGAGGGAAATATTCCCTCATTTTTTATATATTAAATCTTTCATCATGGGTGGTCTGTGGGGTGAAAGAGCGCAAACCTATATAGAATAAATATTTTAAAAACTAAATAATTTTAAATGGGTTACAGGGCAAGGCCCCAGCGAAGGGGCACTAACCCAATTTTTTAAAGATAATATTCACCAGGGTAAGGAGGCAGAGAAATGGAAGAGTATCTCACTTTTGATGATGTGTTGTTACTACCACAGTATAGTGAAGTTGTACCGAGTAGGGTTGATACAACATCTCGTTTAGTAAAAAATATCCATTTAAAAATCCCCTTTCTTTCTGCAGCTATGGATACTGTGAGTGAATCTCAAATGGCAAAAGCCATGGCAAGAGAAGGTGCCGTTGGGGTTATTCATAAAAATATGTCGATTGAACAGCAAGCCTACGAGGTTTCAAAGGTAAAAAAGACAGAGAACGGGATTATATACGATCCCATTACAATTACTCCCGATACAACCGTTAAAGAAGCTGAAAAGATCATGAGAGAGTACAGAATTGGCGGATTGCCAGTTGTGGATAATGATAAAGTTCTTTTAGGAATATTGACCAATAGAGATATTAGATTCGAGCAAAATATGGAAAAAAGTGCCAAAGAATTGATGACTCCCTACGAAAATTTAGTTGTAGCTGGTTCACATATATCTTTGGAAGAAGCAAAAGAGATACTTCATCAGAATAAGATAGAGAAATTGCCTATTGTAGATGATAAAAGACATATAAAGGGTTTAATAACAATAAAGGATATTACTTCTGTAATCGAAAACCCAAACGCAACTAGAGATGATAAAGGGCGTTTAGTTGTTGGAGCTGCTGTTGGTGTTTCAGATGGTTTACAAAGAACGCAAGAATTAGTGAATGCGGGGGTTGATTTTGTCGTTTTAGATTCCGCACATGGACATACAAAAAATATTATTGAAATTTTAAAAAAGATAAAAAAAAGATTTCCAGAACTCCCTGTAATTGCTGGAAATATAGCCACTGCTGAAGCTGCCAAGATGTTAATAGAAAGTGGAGCCGATGCAGTAAAAGTTGGAATTGGACCAGGTTCTATATGTACTACGAGAGTTATTTCTGGGGTTGGGGTACCACAATTAACTGCAATTATGAAGGTTTCAGAAGAAGCGAATAAATACAATATCCCTGTTATAGCTGACGGCGGAATAAGATATTCTGGTGATATCGTTAAGGCTTTAGCAGCAGGGGCTTCTACTGTGATGATGGGAAGTATTTTTGCAGGTACTGAAGAAGCACCTGGCGAAACGGTAATCTATCAAGGCAGGAAGTTTAAAACATACAGAGGGATGGGTTCAATAGCAGCAATGGAAAAAGGGAGCAAAGATAGATATTTTCAAGAAGAGACACCAAATGAGAAGCTTGTGCCAGAAGGTGTTGAAGCTATGGTAGCATACAAAGGTGAGGTAAAAGATGTTATAATACAATTAGTTGGAGGAGTCAAAGCTGGAATGGGATATGTTGGTGCAAGTGATATCAAGGAATTACAGCAAAAGGCTAAATTTATAAAAATTACTACGGCAAGTATAACTGAAGGACATCCACATGATGTAAAAATCACACGTGAAGCTCCAAATTATTTCTTTTCATCTTAGTTATTGATTTATGACGGATAGTAGGCTGATCTTTCACCTGCTTAAAGGGGCTGGCAGCGGGGTCAAGGGATAAAAATTCTTTTATCCTCACGGGTGGGGAGCGGGGCAAAGGGGCGCTAAAATAAAGTTTCTAATGAGTATATTTTAATGGAGAGGAAGTTATATGCAAACAAAAAACATTTTAGATTTTGAATATTCAGATTTGCAAAGTTATTTGCTCAATGAATTAGGACTTGAAAAGTTCAGAACTGATCAAATTTGTGATTGGATTTATAAGAAAAGAGTTTTTGATTTTGAATCAATGACTAATTTATCTAAAGACGATAGACAAAAACTCAGTGATAACTTTAAAATATCTATTCCTCATATTATTAAAAAACAGGTATCAAAGATAGATGGAACTACTAAGTATCTTTTGGAGTTAGAGGATAGAAACACGGTTGAAGCGGTAATTATTTACTATCCTTCAAGAACGATCGCATGTATTTCAACACAAGTTGGTTGTCCTTTGAAATGCTCATTTTGTTCTACAGGACAAAGCGGTTACGTTAGAAATTTATCGACAGGTGAAATAATTGGTCAATTGTTAGCTATGGAAAAAGATAAAGAGATGGATGTAAAAAACGTTGTATACATGGGAATGGGTGAACCATTATTGAATTTTAACAACGTTGTTCAAAGCGTTGAGATCTTAAACCATCCAAAGATGAAAAAGTTAGGAGCAAGACATATAACCATTTCAACTGCCGGAATACCTCACAAAATTGAAGAACTGGGTGATTTGAGCAAAGAGTTTCGGCTTTCTGTCTCGCTTCATGCACCAACGAATCTTCAAAGAGATCAAATAATGCCAATAAATCATAAGTATCCTGTAGAGCAGGTGATTCAGTCATGCCGAATTTATCAGGAAAAAACAAAAAAGAGGGTCACTTTTGAGTATATTTTGATAAAAGGATTTAATGATTCAAAAGAAGATGCCTTAAAATTAGTTGAACTGTTTGGTGACCTGAAAGTGATGGTTAATTTAATTCCTGTCAATGCAAATCCAGCAGGGTTTGAAAAGCCTTCGAAAAGATTTATTCAGGCTTTTTTAGATACTCTTATAAAGAATGGAATTGATGCTGTTATACGTGCCGAGAAAGGTAGCGATATATCAGCTGCTTGTGGTCAATTAAGGACCAGAGAGTTAAAAGAAGTTAATAGGTGAAAATAATGATTAAAATAAGGAAATTAATAAAAAATTTGATATTTTTTATTCTAGGAATAGTTGCCGCGGGAATACTCGCCTTTTTTTTCATGACAGTTTTTGTCAATAGTTCGAATACGGTGGAGATTCCTTATTTGATTGGAGAAGATAAAAAAGTAGCAGTTTCTTCTTTAGAGGAATTAAATTTAATTCCAAACGTAGTAGGTAACGGAGAAAAAGTTTTGTATACCGATCCTGAACCTGGTACAAAGGTAAAAGAGGGTCATCATGTAATAGTTCAACTTAGAGAGATGAATACTCTGAAGATTCCTGATCTGATTGGAATACCGTCTGGAGTAGCACAACAGTTTCTAAGTGAATACAACATAACTTTTGAAATTAGAAATCAATTAACTTATAAACCTGAAGATAATGATGTAGTACTGAACATGTCTCCAACACCAGGAAATAATTATAATGGAGAAAAGGTGATTCTCTATATTGGTGAATATGAAGGGAGTAATCAATGAGTTGGAGAAGGGGTATAGTTGTTAGATTTCATTCGGATATGGTATCCGTTCAAGATTTGGAAACTAATCAAAAAGTTAACTGTTTCCTACCTGGCAGATTTAAATTACAGAAGATTCGACCAATTGTTGGCGATTATGTAGAGTATTCTAAGGACCAAAATTATAGTTATGGAAGAATTGAAAACATTTTAGAGAGAAAAAATGAATTGTACAGGCCCAGGGTTGCTAACTTGGATCAGCTTGTTTTAGTTACGTCAATTAAAGAACCTAAAGTAGATTTGATAGTAATCGATAAAATCATAGTTCTCGCTGAAAAAGAAAATCTGGATATAGTCATAGTGTTAAACAAAACAGATTTGCTTGTCAACGAAGAAGAAAAAAAAGAAATGGAAAGATTTATAGAAATATATGGTAAAATTTATCCTGTAATTCCCACATCGAAAATAACGAAAAATAATTTAGATAGATTAAAGTCCTATTTAAAAAACAAAGTATCGACCTTCGCAGGCCCTTCTGGAGTTGGAAAGTCTAGTTTATTGAATGTTTTAGACCCAAAATTGAAACTTCGAGAAGGAGAAATCTCCAAAAAATTAGGTAGAGGTAAACATACTACAACGTATGCTGAACTTCTTTATTTTGATTTTGGAGGATATATAGTTGATACACCTGGTTTTTCGAGTTTAGAGTTAAGGGGAATAAAAAAAGATGAAGTAAGGCGTTATTTCAAAGAGTTTTTGGAATTCGACGGTTTTTGCCAGTTTTCTAACTGTTCTCATACGGTTGAACCTGGTTGTGCAGTTAAAGAGGCTGTGGAAAAGGGACAAATTTCATTTAGCAGGTATACCAATTATTGTCAAATATACGAAGAAATAGAAGATAGTTCACTAAAATTACAATAGAGGTGTTTCAGTTTGATAAAAATATATCCTTCCATTTTAGCTGCTGATTTTTTGAATTTAGCTCAAGAGATAGAGAAAGTTTCTAAAAAAGCTGATGGAATACATCTTGATATTATGGATGGAGTGTTTGTTCCAAATATTACTTTTGGTTTTCCAATCGTGGAATCGATTAGAAAAAAATTTAAAGATATATATTTGGATGCTCATTTGATGATCGTTGAACCAGATAAATATTTAGAAGAATTTTCTAAGTATGTGAATAGCATAACGGTACATTATGAAGCGGTGGTACATCTACATAGAACCATATTAAGGATCAAAGAGTTGGGGTGCGACGCGGGTGTAACTTTAAATCCGCATACTCCCGTGTCACTTTTGGAAGAAATTCTTCCGTATGTCGATAAAGTATTGATTATGTCTGTTAATCCAGGATTTACTGGGCAACATTTTATAGAAAGCACTTACAAAAAAGTAAGAAAATTAAGAAAAATTTCAGATGAAAAGGGACTGAATGTTGAAATAATGGTTGACGGAGGAGTGAATAAACAGAACATTGGGTTACTTCACCAAAGTGGTGTTAACACTTTCATCATTGGTGCGAGTGTGTTTTATTCCGAAAATCCTTCACAAGAGATAATCGAACTAAAAAAGGTGGCTGGAGATTTTGAGTGAGGTGTATTTGGCTACATCAAATAGAAACAAGGTAAGAGAAATCAATGAAATCCTTCAAAATATTGATATAAATGGAAGTATCACTGTTAAATATATATTTGATGAGATAAAAGAAGATGATTTTGAAGTAGAAGAATATGGTGAAACTTATGTAGAAAATTCTGTCATTAAAGCTTGGGCTTATTCAAAATTAATAAAAAAACCAGTTTTTTCGGATGATTCTGGTTTGTCTATAATCTCTCTTGGAGGATTCCCCGGCGTAAACTCTGCAAGGTTCATGGAAAATGAGCCTTATGAGCAGAAGATGAAGGAATTGTTATCAATGCTGGAAAATAAAAAAGATAGAACCGCTTATTTTGCCTGTGCGGCGACGTATTTTGATCCACAGAAAAATTTTTTAGTAACTTGTCAAGAAGAAGTTTATGGTAAAATAGCATTTGAGATAAGGGGTAAGAATGGTTTTGGCTATGATCCCATTTTTATTCCTGATGGATACAATTATACTTTTGGAGAATTAAGCAAAGATGTAAAAAATAGGATAAGTCATAGGGCAAAAGCCATAAAAAAGTTGCTTATTTTTTTAAAAAGTGCTAAAATATTAGGCAATAAGGAATAATTTTTTATTGTGTAGATTCAAAAGTGGATATTTTTTTGGTTTTATGGTATAATTGCGTTGAAGTTCTGTAGAATGATGATTTAAGAATCTTTATTTGTGAAAGGGGGAATGTTTGTGAATAAGAAGGATTTAGTTGATGCTTTCGCAAAGAAAGCTAACGTAACAAAGAAAGATGCAGAAAGTTATATTGATGCTTTTGTTGATGTAGTGTCTGAGGCTTTAAGTAAGGGTGAAGAGGTTAAGTTAGTTGGTTTTGGAACTTTCAAAGTTCAGAAAAGAGCAGCGAGAAAAGGTGTTAACCCACAAACTGGAAAAGCTATTAAGATTCCAGAAAAGATGGTTCCAAAATTTGTTCCCGGTAAAGAATTAAAAGATATGGTGAAGTAAATTCCAAAAAATGGGCAGGCTTCCTGCCCATTTTTTTATGATAAAGACGTGATCACATGGGAGGGTTTCAAGTGATCTGGGCAATTTCGGATATCCACGGTATGTACGATACTTTAATTTCGCTTTTAAAACAAACACAGATCAAAGATTCTGACACGATGATTTTTCTTGGTGATTATGTGGATAGAGGGCCTGATTCAAAAAAAGTATTGGATCTTTTGATTACTTTAAGCAAACAGAGGAATCGTATCTTTCTAAAAGGAAATCATGACGATATGATGGTCGACTATTACCAAAAAACTCATGAGTATGGTGAAGGTGTCTGGTTTTACAATGGTGCCTTATCGACAATAAGAAGTTTCAATAACAATATTGAGGAAGAGTACATAAACTTTTTAAAAGAGCTACCTTTGTATTGTGAGATAGAAGTAAGAGATGAGAAATATTTATTTGTACATGCCGGAGTAAATCCAGAAAAACCACTTTCCAAACAAGATAAATGGGATTTGTTATGGATAAGAGATGAATTTTTAAGTATGTCTGAAAGGTATTATAATTACACCGTTATTCATGGACACACTCCAACATTGTATCTAACAGGTGAAGATAAAATCTTTGTGAAGCGAGATAATAATAAGAAAATAATAAGTGTAGATATAGATACGGGATGTGTGTACGGTGGGAAGTTGACGGCGTTTGGAATCACCGAGGATAATAAACATGTAGTTTTACAGTCTTTTTGAAAAATTGATTTAAACTTCTTTAATCGCCTTTAATTGTCTTTAAATCCTTCTAATTGAAAATACTTCGACTTTCTAACTTTTTCAAAGAGTGATATAATTAAAGCTGAATATTATCTTTCCTCTGAGAGGTGTGAGACAATGCTGAAAAAAATAAAAGATTATTGCAATTATTCCCAAAGCCAGATTTTGAAGCAAATTTTGGAAGATAATGGTATACAAGTATTCTTAAAATCTCCCATAGGAATAGGGGGAGAGTACTTCGGTGAGGGAGCAATTTATGATTTGTATGTTGAAGATAAGGATTTTAGCACAGCAAAAGTTATAATTAGAGAACTTGAGAAAGGAGGAAACACTTTGTCAGAACTTAAAAAGACGCCGCTTTATGAAAGACATATAGAACTTGGAGCCAAGATGGGAGAATTTGTAGGGTGGGAGCTTCCGTTATGGTATTCTTCTATTATTGATGAGCATAACGCCGTAAGAAATTGTATTGGAGTTTTTGATGTATCTCATATGGGTGAATTATTTGTGCAAGGGAAAGATGCTCAAAAATTTGTAAATTACTTGATTACAAATAATGTGGAAAGGGTACCCAATGGCAAAATAGTGTACTCCCCTATGTGTAACGAGGATGGTGGTATTTTAGATGATCTTCTCGCTTATAAATTCAACGAAGAAAAGATCTTGTTGGTAGTCAACGCTTCTAATACTCAAAAAGATTTTGAATGGGTAAAAACACAAGCTTCCTCTTTTAATGTTGATATTATTAACAAGAGTGATGAGTATTGTCAAATAGCTTTTCAAGGTCCAAAATCTCAGGATCAACTACAAAAATATCTTAAAGATATTGATCTGGATAGTATAGAATATTATTCTTTTGAAGTTATACAACTAGAAGGAGAAGAAATAATCTTATCAAGGACAGGATACACAGGTGAAGATGGTTTTGAATTATATCTATCTCCAACAATCGTTGTTAAAGTTTGGGATAAACTTATACAACTTGCTAAAGAGGTTGATGGGAAACCATGTGGTTTGGGAAGCAGGGACACTTTAAGGTTCGAGCCTAAAATGCTCCTTTATGGCAACGATATGGATGAAAATACTACACCGTTGGAGGCAGGCTTAAGATGGACTGTCGATTTTAATAAAGAATTTATTGGTAAGGAAGCTTTACTGAAACAAAAAGAAGAAGGAATCAAAAGAAAATTAGTTGGTATGGAAATACACGACAAGATGCCAGTTAGGCATGGGTATGAAATTTACAAAGACAATGAAAAGATAGGGTTTGTGACAAGTGGTGTAAAGTCTCCTACTTTAGGGAAGAATTTAGCCTTAGGCTATGTAAGTAAAGAATTTTCGAAATCTGGGACCATGGTTAGTATAAAGGCAAGAAACAAATTATTAGAAGCTGAGGTTGTAAAAACTCCGTTTTATAAAGGAAGTGTAAAAAGCACAAAATAAAAATGGGGACGAAGGGGCGCTATATAAACTTTTATAAGAATAATAAAAAGAGGTGAGATATTATAATGAATGATTTTCCATATTTACCCCATACCCAAAAAGACATAGAAGAAATGTTTGCTTTTTTGGGAATAAAAGATATCGACGAACTTTATCAAGATATTCCAGCACTGTTCAAAGGTGAGTTGAATATCCCTTCGGGTTTGAGCGAAATAGAAGTTAAAGAAAGGTTAACCGATTTATCGCAAATGAATAAAAATATAGAAGAATACGGTATTTTTAGAGGTGCGGGCATTTACAATCATTATATTCCTTCTGTAATATATCCTTTAGCGTCAAACAGGAATTTTTTAACCGCTTATACGCCTTACCAAGCCGAAGTTTCTCAAGGTACCCTCCAAATACTCTATGAGTATCAAACTCAGATCTGCAATCTTACAGGGATGGAAGTTTCTAATTCATCTATGTATGATGGTGCTTCTGCTTTAGGTGAGGCTATTTTAATGGCAAAAAGAATTAATGGCAAAAACCATGTTTTAATGTCAAAATTGGTTCATCCCGAGTATCAAGAAGTGTCAAAAACCTATGTTGAAGTGCAAGGGATGAATATAGAGCAAATCGATTACTTATCTGAAACGGGTCAATTAGATCTAGCTGATTTAACTTCTAAAATCACCGAAGAAACATCTTGTGTTGTAGTTTCATATCCAAACTTTTTAGGTGTAATAGAAGATTTAAAAGCGATAAGAGAAAAGGTTCCTAGCGATGTTGTTTTCATTGTAGTCACCTATCCAATCTCTTTAGGGTTGTTAGAAGCTCCTGGGAAATTTGGGGTGGATATAGTAGTAGGAGAAGGTCAATCTTTAGGGAATACACCTTCATTTGGGGGACCGGGTTTAGGAATCTTTGCTTCCAAAAAAAATTATATCCGAAAGATGCCTGGCAGAATCATTGGAGAAACCGTAGATCAAGACGGTAAAAGAGGATTTTGCATGGTTTTGCAGACAAGAGAACAACATATAAGAAGGGAAAAATCTACTTCCAATATATGTTCAAATCATGCATTCAACGCTCTTTTGGCTTCTTTGTACTTGAATGTGATGGGGAAGCAAGGGATAAGAGAAGTTTCTCTTCAGAATTATCATAAGGCCCATTATTTAGCAAAAAAATTGCTAGAGACTGAAAAATTTAAACCTGTATTTGATGGCCCTTTTTTTAACGAGTTTGTATTAGAAAGTAAAATAGATCCTGAACTTCTCAACGAAAAACTGTTGGAGCAACATTATTTTGGACCTTTGATACTGAAGAACTTTTATGAAGAAATGGGGAATAATGTGCTGTTTTGCGCGACAGAACTGACTAAAAAAAGAGATATCGACTTTTTATGTTCTTTCT belongs to Petrotoga mexicana DSM 14811 and includes:
- a CDS encoding PASTA domain-containing protein, translated to MIKIRKLIKNLIFFILGIVAAGILAFFFMTVFVNSSNTVEIPYLIGEDKKVAVSSLEELNLIPNVVGNGEKVLYTDPEPGTKVKEGHHVIVQLREMNTLKIPDLIGIPSGVAQQFLSEYNITFEIRNQLTYKPEDNDVVLNMSPTPGNNYNGEKVILYIGEYEGSNQ
- a CDS encoding HU family DNA-binding protein, which translates into the protein MNKKDLVDAFAKKANVTKKDAESYIDAFVDVVSEALSKGEEVKLVGFGTFKVQKRAARKGVNPQTGKAIKIPEKMVPKFVPGKELKDMVK
- the rsgA gene encoding ribosome small subunit-dependent GTPase A; the encoded protein is MSWRRGIVVRFHSDMVSVQDLETNQKVNCFLPGRFKLQKIRPIVGDYVEYSKDQNYSYGRIENILERKNELYRPRVANLDQLVLVTSIKEPKVDLIVIDKIIVLAEKENLDIVIVLNKTDLLVNEEEKKEMERFIEIYGKIYPVIPTSKITKNNLDRLKSYLKNKVSTFAGPSGVGKSSLLNVLDPKLKLREGEISKKLGRGKHTTTYAELLYFDFGGYIVDTPGFSSLELRGIKKDEVRRYFKEFLEFDGFCQFSNCSHTVEPGCAVKEAVEKGQISFSRYTNYCQIYEEIEDSSLKLQ
- a CDS encoding metallophosphoesterase family protein translates to MIWAISDIHGMYDTLISLLKQTQIKDSDTMIFLGDYVDRGPDSKKVLDLLITLSKQRNRIFLKGNHDDMMVDYYQKTHEYGEGVWFYNGALSTIRSFNNNIEEEYINFLKELPLYCEIEVRDEKYLFVHAGVNPEKPLSKQDKWDLLWIRDEFLSMSERYYNYTVIHGHTPTLYLTGEDKIFVKRDNNKKIISVDIDTGCVYGGKLTAFGITEDNKHVVLQSF
- the rlmN gene encoding 23S rRNA (adenine(2503)-C(2))-methyltransferase RlmN, with amino-acid sequence MQTKNILDFEYSDLQSYLLNELGLEKFRTDQICDWIYKKRVFDFESMTNLSKDDRQKLSDNFKISIPHIIKKQVSKIDGTTKYLLELEDRNTVEAVIIYYPSRTIACISTQVGCPLKCSFCSTGQSGYVRNLSTGEIIGQLLAMEKDKEMDVKNVVYMGMGEPLLNFNNVVQSVEILNHPKMKKLGARHITISTAGIPHKIEELGDLSKEFRLSVSLHAPTNLQRDQIMPINHKYPVEQVIQSCRIYQEKTKKRVTFEYILIKGFNDSKEDALKLVELFGDLKVMVNLIPVNANPAGFEKPSKRFIQAFLDTLIKNGIDAVIRAEKGSDISAACGQLRTRELKEVNR
- the gcvT gene encoding glycine cleavage system aminomethyltransferase GcvT, whose translation is MLKKIKDYCNYSQSQILKQILEDNGIQVFLKSPIGIGGEYFGEGAIYDLYVEDKDFSTAKVIIRELEKGGNTLSELKKTPLYERHIELGAKMGEFVGWELPLWYSSIIDEHNAVRNCIGVFDVSHMGELFVQGKDAQKFVNYLITNNVERVPNGKIVYSPMCNEDGGILDDLLAYKFNEEKILLVVNASNTQKDFEWVKTQASSFNVDIINKSDEYCQIAFQGPKSQDQLQKYLKDIDLDSIEYYSFEVIQLEGEEIILSRTGYTGEDGFELYLSPTIVVKVWDKLIQLAKEVDGKPCGLGSRDTLRFEPKMLLYGNDMDENTTPLEAGLRWTVDFNKEFIGKEALLKQKEEGIKRKLVGMEIHDKMPVRHGYEIYKDNEKIGFVTSGVKSPTLGKNLALGYVSKEFSKSGTMVSIKARNKLLEAEVVKTPFYKGSVKSTK
- the guaB gene encoding IMP dehydrogenase; protein product: MEEYLTFDDVLLLPQYSEVVPSRVDTTSRLVKNIHLKIPFLSAAMDTVSESQMAKAMAREGAVGVIHKNMSIEQQAYEVSKVKKTENGIIYDPITITPDTTVKEAEKIMREYRIGGLPVVDNDKVLLGILTNRDIRFEQNMEKSAKELMTPYENLVVAGSHISLEEAKEILHQNKIEKLPIVDDKRHIKGLITIKDITSVIENPNATRDDKGRLVVGAAVGVSDGLQRTQELVNAGVDFVVLDSAHGHTKNIIEILKKIKKRFPELPVIAGNIATAEAAKMLIESGADAVKVGIGPGSICTTRVISGVGVPQLTAIMKVSEEANKYNIPVIADGGIRYSGDIVKALAAGASTVMMGSIFAGTEEAPGETVIYQGRKFKTYRGMGSIAAMEKGSKDRYFQEETPNEKLVPEGVEAMVAYKGEVKDVIIQLVGGVKAGMGYVGASDIKELQQKAKFIKITTASITEGHPHDVKITREAPNYFFSS
- the gcvPA gene encoding aminomethyl-transferring glycine dehydrogenase subunit GcvPA — translated: MNDFPYLPHTQKDIEEMFAFLGIKDIDELYQDIPALFKGELNIPSGLSEIEVKERLTDLSQMNKNIEEYGIFRGAGIYNHYIPSVIYPLASNRNFLTAYTPYQAEVSQGTLQILYEYQTQICNLTGMEVSNSSMYDGASALGEAILMAKRINGKNHVLMSKLVHPEYQEVSKTYVEVQGMNIEQIDYLSETGQLDLADLTSKITEETSCVVVSYPNFLGVIEDLKAIREKVPSDVVFIVVTYPISLGLLEAPGKFGVDIVVGEGQSLGNTPSFGGPGLGIFASKKNYIRKMPGRIIGETVDQDGKRGFCMVLQTREQHIRREKSTSNICSNHAFNALLASLYLNVMGKQGIREVSLQNYHKAHYLAKKLLETEKFKPVFDGPFFNEFVLESKIDPELLNEKLLEQHYFGPLILKNFYEEMGNNVLFCATELTKKRDIDFLCSFLEGLS
- the rdgB gene encoding RdgB/HAM1 family non-canonical purine NTP pyrophosphatase, with the protein product MSEVYLATSNRNKVREINEILQNIDINGSITVKYIFDEIKEDDFEVEEYGETYVENSVIKAWAYSKLIKKPVFSDDSGLSIISLGGFPGVNSARFMENEPYEQKMKELLSMLENKKDRTAYFACAATYFDPQKNFLVTCQEEVYGKIAFEIRGKNGFGYDPIFIPDGYNYTFGELSKDVKNRISHRAKAIKKLLIFLKSAKILGNKE
- the rpe gene encoding ribulose-phosphate 3-epimerase, whose protein sequence is MIKIYPSILAADFLNLAQEIEKVSKKADGIHLDIMDGVFVPNITFGFPIVESIRKKFKDIYLDAHLMIVEPDKYLEEFSKYVNSITVHYEAVVHLHRTILRIKELGCDAGVTLNPHTPVSLLEEILPYVDKVLIMSVNPGFTGQHFIESTYKKVRKLRKISDEKGLNVEIMVDGGVNKQNIGLLHQSGVNTFIIGASVFYSENPSQEIIELKKVAGDFE